From Acidobacteriota bacterium:
GCGTCCTGCCGCCCGTCGCGCGCCTGGACCGGCCCCAGGCCATGCTGTGGTTCCTGATGGGCTACACCAGCAAGCTGGCGGGCACCGAGACCGGCATCACCACTCCGCGCTCCACCTTCTCGCGCTTTTTCGGCGCGCCCTTCATGCCCCGCCATCCCGACCACTACGCCGATCTGCTGGGCAAGAAAATGGCCCAGCACGGCACCGACGTCTACCTGGTCAACACCGGTTGGAGCGGCGGTCCCTACGGCGTGGGGCAGCGGATGGACATCAACCTCACCCGCGCCATCGTCGACGCGGCCCTCAGCGGCAAGCTGGCCGAGGTGGACTACGAGGAAGACGAACTCTTCCACCTGGCGATCCCCAAGAGCTGTCCGGGAGTCCCCTCGGAGCTGCTCTTCCCCCGCAACACCTGGCCGGATGGCGCCGCCTACGACGAGCGGGCCCGGGCCCTGGCGGCGGACTTCGCCCAGCATTTCGACAAGGCCTACGGCCACAAGAACCTCGACGAGGCCGTGGTGCGCGCCTGCCCCGGCAAGTAGGCGCAGCCACTCCTGACCCGGCGCCGGCCGCTCCCTGGTGAGTGGCCGGTGCCGGCGAAAAAAGGTCTTTTTCGCTTTTTTCCGAAATTCCCCGAAAACCTTCGTTTTGGCTGGTTTCGCCCGTCGCCCCGGGAGGCGGCGGGGCGTTCCCCGTGGTGGCGCGCCTATATTCGCCGTATGACGGGGTGGGGCTGGAAGGCGGCGGACGTCCAAGCTCCGGGCGCGCCGGTGCGGTGGGCCGGGTTGAGGAGAGGTCAGGTGATGGTGTTCGATCGGTTTGAGCGGCTGGCGCCCGTCGTTCTGGGTGCGGCCTGGATCTTCCTGGCGGTCGGCGCTCCGGCCCTCGCCGGTTACGACGGCGACGGCGTGCCGGACTACGACGACAACTGCCCCTTCGTCTCCAATCCCGGCCAGGTGGACAGTGACGGTGACGGCCTCGGGGACGCCTGTGATGACTACCCGAACGGCGGCCCGCTGAACTTCGGGGCGCCGATCCTGCTGCCCGAGCCCGAGTCCGCCGCGAACTACGACCATTTCCCCCGGGACATCGGCGTCGATCCCGACGGCAGGATCTACGTCCTGCTGGCCACCAGCGATTTCAACACCTTCGAAAACCAGAACCTCTGGCTGACCCGCAGCGACGATGGGGGAACGACCTGGACCACGCCCATCCAGGCCAACCGCAGCGACGACCAGTGGTGGCGTTACGCCGACATGGCGGTGGACGACGCGGGGCGCGTGCACATCGTCTACAGCACCCCTGACGGCGCGATCCGCTATGCCCGCAGCACGGACCTCGGAGCCAGCCTGACCCGCACCGAGATGGCCCCCCCGGGCAGCACCACCAGCGGCGTGGCCTCGGTGGCGGCCCGTGTCGACCGGGTGATCGTGCTGTGGGATACCGACTCGAACTGCACCAACTCGGTGATCGACCAGCGTCGCAGCAACGACGGAGGCGCCACTTTCCAGCCGGTGGAGACGGTGCGGCCCTTTTCCGCCTGCAACCCGGAAGTCACCATCGCGCCGTCCAACGACTACGCCTTCATGGGCTACTCCACCGACGACCTGGCGGCCCAGGGTTACGCCGCCACCGCCCGCAGCACCAACTTCGGTCATACCTGGGATTCGGCGGTGTCGGTGATGGACTCGGCGCCCGATGCGGGGGACGTGGTGATCTTCCCCGTGCTGGTGGAAGAAGGGGCCGCGGGGCAGATCCACGTGGGCTGGGTCGAAGAGGTGACCGACACCAACGGCGACGCCGTCGCCTACGATTACTGGGCCAACCGCTCTCTCAACGGCGGGGCGGGTTACCAGGTCGAGGTGCGGCTCACCGACAACGAGACCCACACCGATGCGGTCCTCGTACCGGGCTCCGACCAGTGGGACCTGGCCGTGTTGGACAACGGCTCGATCCACCGGGTCTTGCGCGACGGCCTGGCCGGGGCGCGGCGCGTGTTCTACAGCATCTCCACCGACGGCGGGGCGAGCTACAGCCAGCCCCAGCCCGTGGCGGCGCCGGTGCCCGGTGAGCAGGAATGGCAGCCGGTGGTCGAGCACACGGCGCAGAACGAGACCCTGGTGGTCTACGGGCGCTACGGCGCGGGGGCCTCGCGACCCTTCCTGGTCAAGAGCGATCCGGGCGGCGGTGGCGGCGGCGTGGGCGAGGTGGCCAACCTGCTCTTCGCCGCCGGCAGCAAGAGCGACTTTTCGTGGGACGCGGCCACCGGCGCCGGCAGCTACGACGTGGCCAGTGGCGGGCTGCAGAGCCTGCGCAGCAGCGGCTACTCCAGCGCCAGCAACTTCTCCTGCGACCAACCCGGCACCAGCGCCTCCGATCCGGCGACCCCGGCCGCGGGCGACGGCTTCTACTACGTGGTCCGCGGCCGCGCCGGTGTCGACACCGGCTCGTGGGGCGGTGCCGATCGCGACGCCGGCATCACCGCCTGCCCCTGATCCGGGCCGGCCGGCGCCGCCGGCGGGGAGCGCCGCGGAGCGGGATGGGCGTGCCCGGCCGGTTGCGGTGTGCTCGAGGGGCGCGTTGAACATAGAATCACCCCCGTGAAAAGAAACAGACTATCCCGGAGGATCTGCGGGGGGGGGCGCGTGGGGCTGGCGGCGCTGGCCGCGCTGCTGGCGGCGGTTCCGGTGACCACGGCCCAGCTCCTGCGATCCGTGCGGGTCGACCTCCAGGGAGTCGACGCCCGCCTGCCGGCCTTCGAGCAGGAGGGACGGCTGATGGTCAGCCTGCGCTCGCTGGCCGCCACCCTGGGGGGGCGGCTCAGCAGCGACGGCGCGGGCCGCTTCGTTCTGCACCTGGACGAGCGGGAGCTGATCTTCAGCGTGGATCGCCCCTCCCTGGTGCGGGTGGGCGAGGCGTTCATCTCTCTCGGTGCCGACGCGGTGGTGCGGGAGCGCGACCTCTTCGTGCCGCGAGACTCCCTCTCCCGCTGGCTGACGCCCCGGCCGGAGGTCGTGACCGCCCGGGCCGGGACGGGGAAGGTGGGCATCGTGCTGCTGGGTGAGCAACCCGGCACCCTGAAGATCGCCTTCGATCTGCCCGCTCCGCCCCGGCGGATCCGACCGGTGGAGACCGGCGTCGGGCGTCGGGCCTGGCTGGTGGAATCCGACGTTCCGTTGACCCTGCCCTGGAGGCACCGGGAGATCGGTCACGACCTGGTGGCCGCCCTGACCCTCGAGTCGCGGGGGGCGCGGACGATGGTCGTCGCCCTCGAGCCGGGTCCCGGCCTCGACGGGGTGAGCCTGGCCCCCCGGGAGACCCCACCCGGCTTCGACGTGCGGCTGCGGGCGCGTCCCGTGGCGGGCCCGCGCCCGGAGAGCGTCGCCGCCGGCGCGGGGCGCGCGGTGCGGCGTATCGTGATCGATCCGGGCCACGGAGGCGAGGAGGAGGGGGCGCGCGGACCCTCCGGCCTGCTCGAAAAGGACGTGGTGCTCGACGTGGCCCGGCGGCTTGCCGCGCGCTTGCGCGCTTCCGGCTACCAGGTGGTGTTGACCCGTGACGGCGACGAGGACCTCTCCCTCGACGACCGGGCCGCCATCGCCAACCGGGAGCGGGCC
This genomic window contains:
- a CDS encoding thrombospondin type 3 repeat-containing protein, which codes for MVFDRFERLAPVVLGAAWIFLAVGAPALAGYDGDGVPDYDDNCPFVSNPGQVDSDGDGLGDACDDYPNGGPLNFGAPILLPEPESAANYDHFPRDIGVDPDGRIYVLLATSDFNTFENQNLWLTRSDDGGTTWTTPIQANRSDDQWWRYADMAVDDAGRVHIVYSTPDGAIRYARSTDLGASLTRTEMAPPGSTTSGVASVAARVDRVIVLWDTDSNCTNSVIDQRRSNDGGATFQPVETVRPFSACNPEVTIAPSNDYAFMGYSTDDLAAQGYAATARSTNFGHTWDSAVSVMDSAPDAGDVVIFPVLVEEGAAGQIHVGWVEEVTDTNGDAVAYDYWANRSLNGGAGYQVEVRLTDNETHTDAVLVPGSDQWDLAVLDNGSIHRVLRDGLAGARRVFYSISTDGGASYSQPQPVAAPVPGEQEWQPVVEHTAQNETLVVYGRYGAGASRPFLVKSDPGGGGGGVGEVANLLFAAGSKSDFSWDAATGAGSYDVASGGLQSLRSSGYSSASNFSCDQPGTSASDPATPAAGDGFYYVVRGRAGVDTGSWGGADRDAGITACP
- a CDS encoding N-acetylmuramoyl-L-alanine amidase, whose product is MKRNRLSRRICGGGRVGLAALAALLAAVPVTTAQLLRSVRVDLQGVDARLPAFEQEGRLMVSLRSLAATLGGRLSSDGAGRFVLHLDERELIFSVDRPSLVRVGEAFISLGADAVVRERDLFVPRDSLSRWLTPRPEVVTARAGTGKVGIVLLGEQPGTLKIAFDLPAPPRRIRPVETGVGRRAWLVESDVPLTLPWRHREIGHDLVAALTLESRGARTMVVALEPGPGLDGVSLAPRETPPGFDVRLRARPVAGPRPESVAAGAGRAVRRIVIDPGHGGEEEGARGPSGLLEKDVVLDVARRLAARLRASGYQVVLTRDGDEDLSLDDRAAIANRERADLFVSIHANASAYSRAVGAETFFLSREATDDAARTTAALENNAAGVVPDPGTGEAISLILWDLAQVEYLEESSELAEIIQQRLNAALGIKDRGVRQAPFRVLVGATCPAVLVELGFMTNPAEEARLGTAPHRRRLAEVLFEAIEDFDRIQQERRAPVVRAVDPSPREASR